From a single Eleginops maclovinus isolate JMC-PN-2008 ecotype Puerto Natales chromosome 20, JC_Emac_rtc_rv5, whole genome shotgun sequence genomic region:
- the slc2a10 gene encoding solute carrier family 2, facilitated glucose transporter member 10 → MGISTLLLASVVSSLGGLVFGYELGIISGALLQLKAEFRLSCVQQEAVVSSLLVGALLASIVGGRLIDHRGRRNSILLSNVLILAGSLVLLIGSFLALLVGRVTVGFAMCISSMSCCIFVSELVTPERRGFMVTLYEAGITVGILAAYAMNYILSDSNRGWKWMFGFAVVPTVIQLVSICFLPSSTQESLSQISQSETDLMSTDGMENKKVQYSSMYLFQRKDNMRTRTVLGLGLVLFQQFTGQPNVLFYASTIFHSVGFQSNASAVLASVGLGLVKVIVTLTSMLFSDRVGRRPLLISGCSVMALGLITIGLLSGYSVMNAERPCNSDSFNINKTHLPHLAVDNQTFLDRPLEESQRLFNNHTQNGDEVLDTLASSPGVHGNAVNWIILVCMMAVVSAYSVGFGPMTWLLLSEIFPAAIRGRAFAFINCFNWAANLLVTFTFLNFIDMVGLSGMFLLYGVTAVAAAVFFYFMLPETKGKTLEEIDKELRLNKFYHSEDCCSIISRRSISRQYQSVHCQVITSG, encoded by the exons ATGG GGATCTCCACCCTCCTGTTGGCCAGTGTGGTGTCCAGTCTGGGCGGCTTGGTCTTTGGTTATGAGTTGGGCATCATCTCTGGGGCTTTGCTGCAGCTCAAGGCAGAGTTCAGGCTGTCGTGTGTCCAGCAGGAGGCCGTGGTCAGCTCCTTGTTGGTAGGAGCTCTGCTGGCCTCCATCGTGGGCGGAAGGCTGATTGACCACCGGGGCCGCAGGAACTCCATCCTTCTCAGCAACGTGTTGATCCTGGCCGGCAGCCTGGTGCTGCTCATCGGCTCATTCTTGGCCCTGCTGGTGGGCCGGGTGACCGTGGGCTTCGCCATGTGCATATCCTCCATGTCCTGCTGCATCTTCGTGTCTGAGCTGGTCACCCCGGAGCGCAGGGGCTTCATGGTGACCCTGTATGAAGCTGGGATCACTGTGGGCATCCTAGCAGCATACGCCATGAACTACATCCTATCTGACTCCAACAGAGGGTGGAAGTGGATGTTTGGATTTGCCGTAGTACCGACTGTGATTCAGCTCGTCTCTATCTGCTTCCTTCCATCCAGCACTCAGGAGTCTTTAAGCCAAATCTCTCAAAGTGAAACAGACCTGATGAGTACTGATGGCATGGAAAACAAGAAGGTTCAGTACAGCAGCATGTACCTGTTCCAGCGTAAAGACAACATGAGGACTCGGACCGTACTCGGCCTCGGGCTGGTGCTCTTTCAGCAGTTCACAGGCCAGCCCAACGTTCTCTTCTACGCCTCCACCATCTTCCACTCAGTGGGCTTTCAGAGCAACGCCTCGGCAGTGCTGGCATCTGTGGGCCTGGGGTTAGTCAAGGTGATCGTCACTCTGACCTCCATGCTGTTCTCAGACAGGGTGGGCAGGAGGCCTCTGCTCATCAGTGGATGCTCCGTGATGGCTCTGGGTCTGATCACCATTGGACTCCTCAGTGGATATTCAGTGATGAATGCTGAGAGGCCTTGTAACTCTGACAGCTTCAATATTAACAAAACCCATCTACCTCATTTAGCTGTTGATAATCAGACATTTTTGGACAGGCCTTTAGAGGAGAGCCAAAGACTCTTTAATAACCACACACAAAATGGAGATGAGGTTCTTGACACTCTGGCATCTTCTCCTGGTGTCCATGGCAACGCTGTGAACTGGATCATCCTCGTGTGCATGATGGCTGTCGTCAGTGCTTACTCCGTTGGATTTGGACCAa tGACCTGGCTGCTCCTGAGTGAAATATTTCCAGCTGCTATCAGAGGAAGAGCCTTCGCTTTCATCAACTGCTTCAACTGGGCTGCCAACCTGTTGGTCACCTTCACTTTCCTAAATTTTATCG ATATGGTTGGTCTCTCCGGGATGTTCCTCCTGTACGGGGTGACAGCTGTGGCTGCTGCAGTGTTCTTTTACTTCATGCTACCAGAGACCAAAGGGAAGACTCTAGAGGAGATCGACAAGGAGCTGCGTTTGAACAA GTTTTACCACAGCGAGGATTGCTGTAGCATCATCAGCCGGAGAAGCATTTCCCGACAGTACCAGAGCGTGCACTGCCAGGTCATCACCTCAGGGTGA
- the csnk2a4 gene encoding casein kinase II subunit alpha — MSGPVPSRARVYTEVNTHRPREYWDYESHVVEWGNQDDFQLVRKLGRGKYSEVFEAINITNNEKVVVKILKPVKKKKIKREIKILENLRGGPNIISLIDIVKDPVSRTPALVFEHVNNTDFKQLYQTLTDYDIRFYMYEILKALDYCHSMGIMHRDVKPHNVMIDHEHRKLRLIDWGLAEFYHPGQEYNVRVASRYFKGPELLVDYQMYDYSLDMWSLGCMLASMIFRKEPFFHGHDNYDQLVRIAKVLGTEDLYDYIDKYNIELEPRFNDILGRHSRKRWERFVHSENQHLVSPEALDFLDKLLRYDHQARLTAREAMDHPYFFPIVKDQSRGVASANLPSGNTAVSSAGVISGISGLPASTALGPLTGSPGPLCCHQRPKPPGTHARWRPAMTPHPQQPPLHLSPGSPMSPTITPGGGKLDRCHSASSPHHPT; from the exons ATGTCAGGACCCGTGCCGAGCCGGGCCCGAGTGTACACTGAGGTCAACACTCACCGGCCGAGGGAGTACTGGGACTATGAGTCCCATGTGGTGGAATGGGG GAATCAGGATGACTTTCAATTGGTGCGTAAGCTCGGACGTGGCAAGTACAGCGAAGTCTTTGAGGCAATCAACATCACCAACAATGAGAAGGTGGTGGTGAAGATACTCAAG CctgtaaagaaaaagaagatcAAGCGTGAGATCAAGATTTTAGAGAACCTACGTGGAGGTCCTAACATCATCTCCCTCATCGATATTGTGAAAGACCCTGTA TCCCGGACGCCCGCCTTGGTATTCGAGCATGTTAACAACACAGACTTCAAG CAACTCTACCAGACCCTGACAGACTATGACATTCGGTTCTACATGTACGAGATCCTTAAG gCCCTAGACTACTGCCACAGCATGGGAATCATGCACAGAGATGTGAAGCCACATAACGTGATGATTGATCATGAACACCGCAAG TTGCGCCTTATTGACTGGGGACTGGCCGAGTTTTACCACCCGGGACAGGAGTACAACGTCAGAGTGGCCTCCCGCTACTTTAAAGGCCCCGAGCTCCTGGTGGActatcag atgtATGACTACAGTCTGGATATGTGGAGCTTGGGTTGTATGTTGGCTAGCATGATCTTCAGGAAGGAGCCCTTCTTCCATGGCCATGACAACTATGACCAG TTGGTGAGAATAGCCAAGGTTCTGGGGACTGAAGACCTGTACGACTACATCGACAAGTACAACATTGAGCTGGAACCGCGCTTCAACGACATTCTGGGGAG GCATTCTCGTAAGCGGTGGGAGCGTTTTGTCCACAGTGAGAACCAGCACCTGGTCAGCCCCGAGGCTCTGGACTTCCTGGACAAACTGCTGCGCTACGACCACCAGGCCCGGCTGACGGCCCGCGAGGCCATGGACCACCCCTACTTCT TCCCCATCGTGAAGGATCAGTCTCGTGGGGTGGCATCAGCCAACCTTCCCAGTGGGAACACAGCTGTTAGCTCAGCCGGCGTGATCTCTG GTATCTCTGGCTTGCCAGCCTCCACTGCCCTGGGCCCCCTCACCGGCTCCCCAGGTCCTCTCTGTTGCCACCAACGTCCTAAGCCCCCCGGTACCCACGCCCGCTGGCGCCCCGCAATGACACCCCACCCACAACAACCCCCACTCCACCTCTCCCCAGGCTCTCCCATGTCCCCCACCATCACGCCTGGCGGGGGGAAACTCGACAGGTGCCACTCTGCCAGCTCCCCCCACCATCCAACCTGA